One part of the Andrena cerasifolii isolate SP2316 chromosome 4, iyAndCera1_principal, whole genome shotgun sequence genome encodes these proteins:
- the Tms1 gene encoding serine incorporator TMS1 isoform X1 — MGLICSTAQLACLCGSTACSFCCTQCPSCRNSTSTRIMYAILLMVGTIIACITLAPSLQDALKKVPFCTNSTNYVPSKFTIDCESAVGYLAVYRICFIISLYFFLMSAMMIRVRSSKDPRAAIQNGFWGIKYLLIIGGIIGAFFIPEKSFGITWMYFGMIGGLLFIIIQLILIVDFAHSWADAWVGNYNDTESKGWYAALLGATFLNYAISITGIALLFVYFTHADSCALNKFFISFNLILCVIASAISILPSVQEYNAHSGLLQSSVVSLYVVYLTWSGISNSPDHECNPGFFEIISGNDPDARNRVAFDKESIIGLIIWFSCVLYSSLRTASKSSKLTMSDNFLTKDTGDVQNTGDQSLIGNEDYTPVEGHNPDAEKGDEAKVWDNEGDTVAYNWSFFHLMFAFATLYVMMTLTNWYQPNSNLDTLNSNAASMWVKIISSWMCLGLYSWTLIAPALLPNRDFSS, encoded by the exons ATGGGTCTCATCTGTTCCACGGCGCAG CTCGCCTGCCTATGTGGCAGCACGGCCTGCAGTTTCTGCTGCACTCAATGCCCGTCATGCAGGAACAGTACAAGTACTCGAATTATGTACGCTATACTATTAATGGTAGGCACCATTATCGCTTGCATTACTCTGGCTCCTAGTTTACAAGATGCGCTTAAGAAG GTGCCCTTTTGTACTAACAGCACAAATTATGTTCCATCAAAGTTCACCATTGACTGTGAATCCGCCGTTGGTTATTTAGCAGTTTATAGAATATGCTTCATCATCTCTCTGTACTTTTTCCTGATGTCCGCTATGATGATTCGAGTGAGAAGCTCTAAAGATCCACGTGCGGCTATACAAAATGG ATTCTGGGGTATTAAATATCTGTTAATAATTGGCGGGATTATTGGTGCCTTTTTCATTCCTGAAAAGTCATTTGGAATAACATGGATGTATTTCGGAATGATAGGTGGTCTCCTTTTCATTATTATTCAGTTAATTCTTATCGTTGATTTTGCCCATTCATGGGCAGATGCTTGGGTAGGTAATTATAACGACACAGAATCAAAAGGATG GTACGCTGCGCTTTTGGGGGCAACATTTCTGAACTATGCTATTTCCATAACGGGGATTGCTTTGCTTTTCGTATACTTTACTCAT GCGGACAGCTGCGCGTTGAACAAATTCTTCATATCATTCAACTTGATTCTGTGCGTGATTGCTAGCGCCATATCAATTCTGCCAAGCGTACAGGAATACAATGCGCATTCCGGCCTCCTCCAATCATCCGTCGTTTCACTGTATGTCGTTTACTTGACGTGGAGCGGAATTTCAAACAGCCCAG ATCATGAGTGCAATCCTGGATTCTTCGAGATAATCTCTGGCAATGATCCCGATGCGCGAAATCGCGTTGCTTTCGACAAAGAAAGTATTATTGGTTTAATCATTTGGTTCAGTTGCGTGCTGTACAGCTCTTTACGTACCGCATCCAAATCGTCGAAACTTACAATGTCCGACAACTTTTTAACCAAGGATACGGGAGATG TTCAGAATACAGGAGACCAGTCTCTTATCGGCAATGAAG ATTATACTCCGGTAGAAGGTCACAATCCTGACGCGGAGAAGGGGGACGAAGCTAAAGTGTGGGACAACGAAGGAGATACCGTGGCGTACAACTGGAGTTTCTTCCACCTCATGTTTGCTTTCGCCACCTTATACGTGATGATGACGCTTACCAACTGGTATCA ACCGAATTCCAATTTGGATACTTTGAACTCTAATGCCGCCTCAATGTGGGTGAAGATTATATCGTCCTGGATGTGCTTGGGGCTGTACAGTTGGACGCTGATTGCTCCTGCACTGCTACCGAACCGAGATTTCTCTTCTTAA
- the LOC143368140 gene encoding nose resistant to fluoxetine protein 6 isoform X2, which produces MYDATAKIPSGLLNGNVNQFGDFDECIGIQGSEGIQGQYCLAYLQLSIDESRSDLKYLHRLLHSHYAFRSNITDPGHRVPRFTVVNWGVCAPASCSFKDVETSIRDIVTKYTSQTGLKVTVKVNEEMCQVKRKEYPKETMYASLFFMTMFALTIVAAYYDHYKIPASELLLSFSIKRNFKKLVSLERQQNDIATLHGVRAINAVMLLFAHKSMALFFNPYTNRTDMSEYLGKSWTVIGRAASLYTDPFIMLSGLLTAYSFIGKLRKSDNLNIKDEYLSRLIRLVPPLAALMLFCTYITPYIGSGPQWNLVVTEHANICKRTWWRNFLFIHNYFGFESMCLTHTHHLGIDTQLFILSPLMVLLLYKKPKTGTILLTLCALFSTALRYFVTYYRQLNNYVFFGTSIKQLFDTADFSYTLPSHRLTVYIIGIFIGHLLRYVSRDYKMNKVALYTGWILCTIMFCCAFFGPAHMGSLHYIYNPIHAAMYNAFAPIGWCAIFAWATVLYHTGNTNGWFSRFLAWKGFLITTRLSYAIYLTQFPIYFYNVGNTRSAEHYEFFGMQLNLNEFTWIVALSVTLTLVFDTPFQNIKNYLLKKPCASDTTTKLLKQQ; this is translated from the exons TGTACGATGCAACGGCGAAAATACCATCCGGCCTTCTGAACGGAAATGTAAATCAGTTTGGCGATTTCGACGAATGCATCGGGATCCAAGGAAGCGAGGGGATCCAAGGGCAGTACTGCTTAGCGTATCTGCAGTTGAGCATCGACGAGTCGCGATCAGACCTCAAGTATCTTCATCGGCTTCTGCATTCTCACTACGCGTTCAGAAGCAACATTACCGAT CCTGGACACAGGGTACCTCGATTTACTGTAGTAAACTGGGGAGTGTGTGCACCAGCATCGTGCAGCTTTAAAGACGTTGAAACATCTATTCGTGACATTGTCACCAAGTATACTTCACAAACTGGCCTCAAAGTTACGGTGAAGGTAAATGAAGAAATGTGTCAAGTGAAGAGAAAAGAATATCCAAAGGAAACTATGTATGCTAG tttattttttaTGACCATGTTTGCATTAACTATCGTAGCGGCATACTACGATCATTACAAGATACCTGCAAGCGAACTACTTTTATCATTTTCCATAAAACGTAATTTTAAAAAGCTTGTATCACTAGAACGACAACAAAATGATATAGCTACGCTTCACGGTGTTCGAGCTATAAATGCCGTAATGTTGCTTTTCGCCCATAAAAGCATGGCTCTATTTTTCAATCCATATACAAACAGGACCGATATGAGCGAG TACCTTGGTAAATCATGGACAGTCATAGGAAGAGCAGCTAGTCTTTATACTGACCCATTCATAATGCTTTCTGGCCTCTTAACGGCGTACTCTTTTATTGGAAAATTGAGGAAAAGCGACAATTTGAATATCAAAGACGAATACTTATCCCGTTTAATCAG ACTGGTACCACCTTTAGCAGCACTGATGTTGTTCTGTACTTACATAACGCCTTACATTGGTTCTGGACCGCAGTGGAACTTGGTGGTAACCGAGCATGCAAATATTTGTAAAAGGACATGGTGGAGAAATTTCTTATTCATCCACAATTATTTTGGATTTGAATCAATG TGTCTCACCCATACTCACCATTTAGGTATAGACACACAACTCTTCATCCTTTCACCTTTAATGGTGTTGCTCCTGTACAAAAAGCCAAAGACTGGAACTATCCTTCTTACCCTGTGTGCCTTGTTTTCAACAGCACTGCGATACTTTGTGACATATTACAGACAGTTAAATAATTACGTATTCTTTGGCACGTC AATAAAGCAATTATTTGATACAGCAGACTTTTCGTACACTCTGCCGTCGCATAGATTAACAGTTTATATAATAGGAATCTTCATCGGTCATTTATTAAGATATGTATCTAGAGATTATAAGATGAATAAA GTAGCTTTATACACCGGCTGGATCCTGTGCACAATAATGTTTTGTTGCGCATTTTTTGGACCCGCCCACATGGGATCtttacattatatatataaccCAATACACGCAGCCATGTATAATGCGTTTGCTCCAATCGGTTGGTGTGCCATTTTCGCCTGGGCAACCGTGCTGTACCACACTGGAAATACAAACG GTTGGTTTAGCAGATTCTTAGCCTGGAAGGGATTCTTAATTACCACGAGACTGAGCTATGCGATATATTTGACACAGTTTCCGATATATTTTTACAATGTTGGGAACACTCGAAGTGCCGAGCATTATGAATTCTTCGGCATGCAA TTAAACCTGAATGAATTTACATGGATCGTTGCACTATCGGTAACCCTCACCTTGGTTTTCGATACGccgtttcaaaatattaaaaattatttgctgAAGAAACCCTGTGCGTCAGACACTACCACGAAGTTGCTGAAGCAGCAATAA
- the Tms1 gene encoding serine incorporator TMS1 isoform X3 gives MGLICSTAQLACLCGSTACSFCCTQCPSCRNSTSTRIMYAILLMVGTIIACITLAPSLQDALKKVPFCTNSTNYVPSKFTIDCESAVGYLAVYRICFIISLYFFLMSAMMIRVRSSKDPRAAIQNGFWGIKYLLIIGGIIGAFFIPEKSFGITWMYFGMIGGLLFIIIQLILIVDFAHSWADAWVGNYNDTESKGWYAALLGATFLNYAISITGIALLFVYFTHADSCALNKFFISFNLILCVIASAISILPSVQEYNAHSGLLQSSVVSLYVVYLTWSGISNSPDHECNPGFFEIISGNDPDARNRVAFDKESIIGLIIWFSCVLYSSLRTASKSSKLTMSDNFLTKDTGDDYTPVEGHNPDAEKGDEAKVWDNEGDTVAYNWSFFHLMFAFATLYVMMTLTNWYQPNSNLDTLNSNAASMWVKIISSWMCLGLYSWTLIAPALLPNRDFSS, from the exons ATGGGTCTCATCTGTTCCACGGCGCAG CTCGCCTGCCTATGTGGCAGCACGGCCTGCAGTTTCTGCTGCACTCAATGCCCGTCATGCAGGAACAGTACAAGTACTCGAATTATGTACGCTATACTATTAATGGTAGGCACCATTATCGCTTGCATTACTCTGGCTCCTAGTTTACAAGATGCGCTTAAGAAG GTGCCCTTTTGTACTAACAGCACAAATTATGTTCCATCAAAGTTCACCATTGACTGTGAATCCGCCGTTGGTTATTTAGCAGTTTATAGAATATGCTTCATCATCTCTCTGTACTTTTTCCTGATGTCCGCTATGATGATTCGAGTGAGAAGCTCTAAAGATCCACGTGCGGCTATACAAAATGG ATTCTGGGGTATTAAATATCTGTTAATAATTGGCGGGATTATTGGTGCCTTTTTCATTCCTGAAAAGTCATTTGGAATAACATGGATGTATTTCGGAATGATAGGTGGTCTCCTTTTCATTATTATTCAGTTAATTCTTATCGTTGATTTTGCCCATTCATGGGCAGATGCTTGGGTAGGTAATTATAACGACACAGAATCAAAAGGATG GTACGCTGCGCTTTTGGGGGCAACATTTCTGAACTATGCTATTTCCATAACGGGGATTGCTTTGCTTTTCGTATACTTTACTCAT GCGGACAGCTGCGCGTTGAACAAATTCTTCATATCATTCAACTTGATTCTGTGCGTGATTGCTAGCGCCATATCAATTCTGCCAAGCGTACAGGAATACAATGCGCATTCCGGCCTCCTCCAATCATCCGTCGTTTCACTGTATGTCGTTTACTTGACGTGGAGCGGAATTTCAAACAGCCCAG ATCATGAGTGCAATCCTGGATTCTTCGAGATAATCTCTGGCAATGATCCCGATGCGCGAAATCGCGTTGCTTTCGACAAAGAAAGTATTATTGGTTTAATCATTTGGTTCAGTTGCGTGCTGTACAGCTCTTTACGTACCGCATCCAAATCGTCGAAACTTACAATGTCCGACAACTTTTTAACCAAGGATACGGGAGATG ATTATACTCCGGTAGAAGGTCACAATCCTGACGCGGAGAAGGGGGACGAAGCTAAAGTGTGGGACAACGAAGGAGATACCGTGGCGTACAACTGGAGTTTCTTCCACCTCATGTTTGCTTTCGCCACCTTATACGTGATGATGACGCTTACCAACTGGTATCA ACCGAATTCCAATTTGGATACTTTGAACTCTAATGCCGCCTCAATGTGGGTGAAGATTATATCGTCCTGGATGTGCTTGGGGCTGTACAGTTGGACGCTGATTGCTCCTGCACTGCTACCGAACCGAGATTTCTCTTCTTAA
- the Tms1 gene encoding serine incorporator TMS1 isoform X2, whose amino-acid sequence MGLICSTAQLACLCGSTACSFCCTQCPSCRNSTSTRIMYAILLMVGTIIACITLAPSLQDALKKVPFCTNSTNYVPSKFTIDCESAVGYLAVYRICFIISLYFFLMSAMMIRVRSSKDPRAAIQNGFWGIKYLLIIGGIIGAFFIPEKSFGITWMYFGMIGGLLFIIIQLILIVDFAHSWADAWVGNYNDTESKGWYAALLGATFLNYAISITGIALLFVYFTHADSCALNKFFISFNLILCVIASAISILPSVQEYNAHSGLLQSSVVSLYVVYLTWSGISNSPDHECNPGFFEIISGNDPDARNRVAFDKESIIGLIIWFSCVLYSSLRTASKSSKLTMSDNFLTKDTGDVQNTGDQSLIGNEEGHNPDAEKGDEAKVWDNEGDTVAYNWSFFHLMFAFATLYVMMTLTNWYQPNSNLDTLNSNAASMWVKIISSWMCLGLYSWTLIAPALLPNRDFSS is encoded by the exons ATGGGTCTCATCTGTTCCACGGCGCAG CTCGCCTGCCTATGTGGCAGCACGGCCTGCAGTTTCTGCTGCACTCAATGCCCGTCATGCAGGAACAGTACAAGTACTCGAATTATGTACGCTATACTATTAATGGTAGGCACCATTATCGCTTGCATTACTCTGGCTCCTAGTTTACAAGATGCGCTTAAGAAG GTGCCCTTTTGTACTAACAGCACAAATTATGTTCCATCAAAGTTCACCATTGACTGTGAATCCGCCGTTGGTTATTTAGCAGTTTATAGAATATGCTTCATCATCTCTCTGTACTTTTTCCTGATGTCCGCTATGATGATTCGAGTGAGAAGCTCTAAAGATCCACGTGCGGCTATACAAAATGG ATTCTGGGGTATTAAATATCTGTTAATAATTGGCGGGATTATTGGTGCCTTTTTCATTCCTGAAAAGTCATTTGGAATAACATGGATGTATTTCGGAATGATAGGTGGTCTCCTTTTCATTATTATTCAGTTAATTCTTATCGTTGATTTTGCCCATTCATGGGCAGATGCTTGGGTAGGTAATTATAACGACACAGAATCAAAAGGATG GTACGCTGCGCTTTTGGGGGCAACATTTCTGAACTATGCTATTTCCATAACGGGGATTGCTTTGCTTTTCGTATACTTTACTCAT GCGGACAGCTGCGCGTTGAACAAATTCTTCATATCATTCAACTTGATTCTGTGCGTGATTGCTAGCGCCATATCAATTCTGCCAAGCGTACAGGAATACAATGCGCATTCCGGCCTCCTCCAATCATCCGTCGTTTCACTGTATGTCGTTTACTTGACGTGGAGCGGAATTTCAAACAGCCCAG ATCATGAGTGCAATCCTGGATTCTTCGAGATAATCTCTGGCAATGATCCCGATGCGCGAAATCGCGTTGCTTTCGACAAAGAAAGTATTATTGGTTTAATCATTTGGTTCAGTTGCGTGCTGTACAGCTCTTTACGTACCGCATCCAAATCGTCGAAACTTACAATGTCCGACAACTTTTTAACCAAGGATACGGGAGATG TTCAGAATACAGGAGACCAGTCTCTTATCGGCAATGAAG AAGGTCACAATCCTGACGCGGAGAAGGGGGACGAAGCTAAAGTGTGGGACAACGAAGGAGATACCGTGGCGTACAACTGGAGTTTCTTCCACCTCATGTTTGCTTTCGCCACCTTATACGTGATGATGACGCTTACCAACTGGTATCA ACCGAATTCCAATTTGGATACTTTGAACTCTAATGCCGCCTCAATGTGGGTGAAGATTATATCGTCCTGGATGTGCTTGGGGCTGTACAGTTGGACGCTGATTGCTCCTGCACTGCTACCGAACCGAGATTTCTCTTCTTAA
- the Tms1 gene encoding serine incorporator TMS1 isoform X4: MGLICSTAQLACLCGSTACSFCCTQCPSCRNSTSTRIMYAILLMVGTIIACITLAPSLQDALKKVPFCTNSTNYVPSKFTIDCESAVGYLAVYRICFIISLYFFLMSAMMIRVRSSKDPRAAIQNGFWGIKYLLIIGGIIGAFFIPEKSFGITWMYFGMIGGLLFIIIQLILIVDFAHSWADAWVGNYNDTESKGWYAALLGATFLNYAISITGIALLFVYFTHADSCALNKFFISFNLILCVIASAISILPSVQEYNAHSGLLQSSVVSLYVVYLTWSGISNSPDHECNPGFFEIISGNDPDARNRVAFDKESIIGLIIWFSCVLYSSLRTASKSSKLTMSDNFLTKDTGDEGHNPDAEKGDEAKVWDNEGDTVAYNWSFFHLMFAFATLYVMMTLTNWYQPNSNLDTLNSNAASMWVKIISSWMCLGLYSWTLIAPALLPNRDFSS; the protein is encoded by the exons ATGGGTCTCATCTGTTCCACGGCGCAG CTCGCCTGCCTATGTGGCAGCACGGCCTGCAGTTTCTGCTGCACTCAATGCCCGTCATGCAGGAACAGTACAAGTACTCGAATTATGTACGCTATACTATTAATGGTAGGCACCATTATCGCTTGCATTACTCTGGCTCCTAGTTTACAAGATGCGCTTAAGAAG GTGCCCTTTTGTACTAACAGCACAAATTATGTTCCATCAAAGTTCACCATTGACTGTGAATCCGCCGTTGGTTATTTAGCAGTTTATAGAATATGCTTCATCATCTCTCTGTACTTTTTCCTGATGTCCGCTATGATGATTCGAGTGAGAAGCTCTAAAGATCCACGTGCGGCTATACAAAATGG ATTCTGGGGTATTAAATATCTGTTAATAATTGGCGGGATTATTGGTGCCTTTTTCATTCCTGAAAAGTCATTTGGAATAACATGGATGTATTTCGGAATGATAGGTGGTCTCCTTTTCATTATTATTCAGTTAATTCTTATCGTTGATTTTGCCCATTCATGGGCAGATGCTTGGGTAGGTAATTATAACGACACAGAATCAAAAGGATG GTACGCTGCGCTTTTGGGGGCAACATTTCTGAACTATGCTATTTCCATAACGGGGATTGCTTTGCTTTTCGTATACTTTACTCAT GCGGACAGCTGCGCGTTGAACAAATTCTTCATATCATTCAACTTGATTCTGTGCGTGATTGCTAGCGCCATATCAATTCTGCCAAGCGTACAGGAATACAATGCGCATTCCGGCCTCCTCCAATCATCCGTCGTTTCACTGTATGTCGTTTACTTGACGTGGAGCGGAATTTCAAACAGCCCAG ATCATGAGTGCAATCCTGGATTCTTCGAGATAATCTCTGGCAATGATCCCGATGCGCGAAATCGCGTTGCTTTCGACAAAGAAAGTATTATTGGTTTAATCATTTGGTTCAGTTGCGTGCTGTACAGCTCTTTACGTACCGCATCCAAATCGTCGAAACTTACAATGTCCGACAACTTTTTAACCAAGGATACGGGAGATG AAGGTCACAATCCTGACGCGGAGAAGGGGGACGAAGCTAAAGTGTGGGACAACGAAGGAGATACCGTGGCGTACAACTGGAGTTTCTTCCACCTCATGTTTGCTTTCGCCACCTTATACGTGATGATGACGCTTACCAACTGGTATCA ACCGAATTCCAATTTGGATACTTTGAACTCTAATGCCGCCTCAATGTGGGTGAAGATTATATCGTCCTGGATGTGCTTGGGGCTGTACAGTTGGACGCTGATTGCTCCTGCACTGCTACCGAACCGAGATTTCTCTTCTTAA